One window from the genome of Pieris napi chromosome 3, ilPieNapi1.2, whole genome shotgun sequence encodes:
- the LOC125048487 gene encoding exosome complex exonuclease RRP44, whose translation MWTTKTFLTKTKRGNILKIVREHYLRDDLLCGSAACNVCPHKDDECILDVQPESICALFDYNHYLLIDTNVVLHQIDILEDDALKNVIILQTVLEEVKHQNTAIFQRLLEIIGNKRRKFYSFVNEHHKDTYIERKPGEKPNDRNDRAIRKAAGWYLEHLSIKCLAGDFPKIVLLTDDENNRKLAQEDGIVCCSVKDYIENVNGYPGLLDKLSKNVMPENSTKDALYPAHLTPSQIHAGIRNGKLHQGTFYASRDNFLEGTATVNGFEKQILLQGHVGINRAIDGDIVAIEIFPEEEWRKPSDIVLEDKAEDPGDLLEEESILLNTAKSAASADISPTGKVVGIIRRKWRQYCGILMQSKFPGATRHLFSPAEKRIPRVRIETRQSDLLATQRILVALDSWPRNSRYPLGHFVRALGPIGDKDAENEVILLEHDVPHARFSEAVLACLPPDDWTITEEEIKKRVDLRSICVCSVDPPGCTDIDDALHARPIPGTTNGLKKYEVGVHIADVTHFVRPNTALDKEAASRSTTVYLVGKRIDMVPDLLSSNLCSLRGGEERLAFSCVWEIDENANVLNTKFHKSVIKSRAAMTYEQAQIAIDDGSRRDEVAASLRTLNALAKKLKQKRLDNGALLLASPEIRFEVDSETHEPMEVQAKRILDTNSMVEEFMLLANVSVAEHIAGEFPQSALLRRHPAPPPANFNTFLKAAAQQGFELDVSTNKAFSKSLNEAVLPSRPFFNTLLRIMATRCMQTAVYFSSGTLAQEEYYHYGLACPIYTHFTSPIRRYADVVVHRLLASCIGADATHASILDTKYAVSLCENLNYRHRQAQYAGRASVALNTHILFKDRVEVESAVVLAVKRNALQVLIPKYGLEGPLYLPSDKFIYNEEEHVQICNGVVLRTFDEIVVRLSLDSTNLQHRKLVFQLVKPVIPGFSYEEMEVEVVDQPEIEIVDITRTKKRQKKDDVQIVEQPQVVIDITSKKKQETRSKKKKGKK comes from the exons ATGTGGactacaaaaacatttttaaccaaAACAAAACGGggaaacattttaaaa attgtAAGAGAACATTATCTAAGAGATGATTTACTGTGTGGCTCAGCGGCATGTAATGTATGCCCTCATAAAGACGATGAATGTATTTTGGACGTTCAACCTGAATCAATTTGTGCTTTATTCGACTACAATCACTACCTTCTGATAGACACGAATGTTGTTCTGCACCAAATAGACATTTTAGAAGACGATGCTTTAAAAAATGTCATCATATTGCAAACTGTTCTTGAAGAAGTCAAGCATCAGAATACAGCAATTTTTCAAAGACTTCTAGAAATTATTGGGAACAAGAGACGGAAATTTTACTCTTTTGTAAATGAACATCACAA gGACACCTATATTGAGAGAAAGCCAGGAGAAAAACCAAATGACAGAAATGATAGAGCTATACGTAAAGCTGCTGGGTGGTATTTAGAGCACTTGTCAATTAAATGTCTTGCCGGTGATTTCCCGAAAATAGTCTTGCTTACTGATGATGAGAATAATAGAAAACTTGCTCAAGAAGACGGCATAGTGTGTTGCTCAG TTAAAGACTACATTGAGAATGTTAATGGATATCCAGGTTTACTTGACAAATTATCCAAAAATGTTATGCCCGAGAATTCTACCAAAGATGCATTGTACCCGGCTCATTTGACACCTTCTCAGATTCATGCTGGCATAAGGAATGGGAAATTACACCAGGGTACTTTCTATGCATCACGGGATAATTTTTTAGAAGGAACTGCTACTGTTAATGGTTTTGAAAAACAG ATATTACTTCAAGGCCATGTTGGTATCAACAGAGCTATTGATGGGGACATAGTGGCGATCGAGATTTTCCCAGAAGAGGAATGGAGAAAACCAAGTGACATTGTTCTGGAAGATAAAGCTGAAGATCCCGGAGACTTATTGGAAGAAGAATCTATTCTTCTTAACACTGCCAAGTCGGCTGCAAGCGCTGATATATCTCCCACAGGAAAAGTTGTGGGAataataaggagaaaatggAGGCAATATTGTGGGATTTTGATGCAAAGCAAATTTCCCG gagcCACTCGACACCTCTTCTCGCCAGCTGAAAAGAGGATACCGCGCGTGCGCATAGAGACACGGCAGAGTGATCTATTAGCGACACAAAGGATTTTAGTAGCACTCGATTCTTGGCCGAGAAATAGCCGTTATCCGTTAGGACATTTCGTTAGAGCTCTGGGACCGATTG GTGATAAAGATGCAGAGAATGAAGTAATACTACTAGAACATGATGTACCCCATGCAAGATTTAGCGAGGCTGTGTTGGCTTGTCTACCTCCAGATGACTGGACCATTACAGAAGAG GAGATAAAAAAACGCGTAGATCTCAGATCCATCTGCGTATGCTCAGTGGATCCACCAGGATGTACAGATATTGATGATGCGTTGCATGCGCGTCCGATCCCCGGTACCACAAATGGTCTGAAGAAGTACGAGGTTGGAGTCCACATCGCGGATGTGACGCACTTCGTGAGACCGAACACGGCGTTGGATAAGGAAGCTGCTTCCAGGTCTACCACTGTGTATCTGGTGGGGAAGAGGATTGATATGGTACCGG ATCTGTTGAGTTCAAACCTGTGCTCACTTCGCGGTGGCGAAGAGAGACTGGCGTTTTCTTGTGTTTGGGAAATAGATGAAAATGCAAATGTGCTTAATACGAAGTTTCACAAGAGCGTTATCAAG TCCCGTGCCGCAATGACCTATGAACAGGCTCAGATAGCGATAGACGATGGATCGAGGCGGGACGAAGTCGCCGCTTCGCTTCGTACGCTGAACGCGCTCGCTAAGAAATTGAAACAAAAGCGATTGGATAATGGGGCATTACTGTTGGCTTCGCCTGAGATACGATTCGAG GTGGATTCTGAAACCCACGAGCCAATGGAAGTCCAAGCTAAACGTATACTGGACACAAACTCCATGGTCGAAGAGTTCATGTTGCTGGCCAACGTGAGCGTGGCTGAACATATTGCGGGTGAATTTCCGCAGAGTGCGTTGTTAAGGAGACATCCCGCTCCACCGCCAGCCAACTTTAACACTTTTCTAAAGGCCGCCGCTCAAcag GGTTTCGAACTTGACGTATCAACCAATAAAGCATTTTCGAAGTCACTTAACGAAGCCGTGCTCCCGTCGAGACCATTTTTCAATACGTTGTTACGAATAATGGCGACGCGTTGTATGCAAACAGCTGTCTACTTTTCGAGTGGAACTCTTGCGCAGGAGGAATACTACCATTACGGGCTTGCGTGTCCGATTTATACGCACTTTACGTCACCTATACGTAG atACGCCGATGTGGTAGTCCATAGACTGCTCGCATCGTGCATCGGCGCAGATGCGACACACGCCAGTATATTAGACACGAAATATGCCGTATCGTTATGCGAGAATCTTAATTATCGTCATAGACAAGCTCAGTACGCAGGAAGAGCGTCCGTCGCTCTCAATACCCAT atcTTATTCAAGGATCGCGTAGAAGTCGAGTCGGCCGTAGTGCTGGCCGTTAAACGGAATGCGCTCCAAGTGTTAATACCCAAGTACGGCCTCGAAGGACCATTGTATCTACCCTcagataaatttatatacaatgaAGAG GAACACGTGCAAATATGCAACGGCGTAGTTCTAAGAACTTTTGATGAAATTGTTGTAAGACTCAGTCTAGACAGCACAAACTTACAACACCGAAAATTGGTGTTCCAACTCGTAAAACCTGTCATACCAGGATTCAGCTATGAAGAAATGGAAGTGGAGGTCGTTGACCAACCAGAAATTGAGATCGTGGATATCACGAGGACGAAAAAGAGACAGAAGAAAGATGACGTGCAAATTGTTGAACAGCCACAAGTGGTTATAGATATTACATCTAAGAAGAAACAAGAAACAAGGAGCAAGAAGAAGAAAGGGAAAAAATAg
- the LOC125063417 gene encoding acyl-CoA Delta(11) desaturase-like, whose translation MAPNTSKDVIDVDFVEAEESKLEKLVDSLTLVIAFFGVSAGNHRLWSHKAFKAKLPLQIILIIASSLTFQFSVLNWVRDHRLHHKYTDTDADPHNAARGVFFSHLGWLLVKKHPEVKRRGKFTDMRDVNANPVLRFQNKWTIPFTGSICFIIPTLIPMYFWNEGLNVAWHLSLLRFVASLNQVFLINSYAHSVGTRPYDKGILPTDNRSFNVAVLGDGFHNFHHAFPWDYRSAELGTLFFIPTTWLIELFAKIGWAYDLKTASQSVIEGRAQRTGDGTRVQNKSDLNVNS comes from the exons ATGGCACCCAATACAAGCAAAGATGTCATCGATGTCGATTTTGTAGAGGCGGAAGAATCAAAATTGGAGAAATTGGTAG aTTCTCTCACATTAGTTATCGCATTTTTTGGTGTAAGTGCTGGAAATCATCGTCTCTGGTCCCACAAAGCATTTAAGGCCAAACTTCCCTTGCAAATTATACTGATCATTGCAAGTTCTTTAACATTCCAGTTTAGTGTTTTGAATTGGGTCAGAGATCACCGTTTACATCATAA GTATACCGATACAGATGCAGATCCACACAATGCGGCTAGAGGGGTTTTCTTTTCACACCTAGGCTGGTTGCTCGTCAAGAAGCATCCGGAAGTAAAAAGACGTGGAAAATTTACTGACATGAGAGATGTCAACGCAAATCCAGTTTTGAGGTTTCAAAATAA GTGGACAATACCCTTTACTGGtagtatatgttttataataccaACTTTGATACCTATGTACTTCTGGAACGAGGGGCTAAACGTGGCGTGGCATCTTAGTCTTCTCAGATTCGTTGCATCTCTCAACCAAGTATTTCTGATTAATAGTTACGCACATTCCGTAGGGACTAGGCCATATGACAAGGGCATATTACCTACTGATAATAGATCATTTAATGTTGCTGTCCTGGGGGATGGATTCCATAACTTTCATCATGCATTCCCCTGGGACTATAGGTCTGCAGAATTGGggactttgttttttattccaACTACTTGGTTAATCGAATTATTTGCTAAGATTGGATGGGCATACGATCTAAAGACTGCGTCACAATCTGTAATAGAAGGCAGGGCTCAACGAACGGGTGATGGTACCCGGGTTCAAAATAAGTCTGATTTAAACGTTAATTcctaa